A section of the Flavobacterium ardleyense genome encodes:
- a CDS encoding DUF4252 domain-containing protein yields MKKIFTTLLLMLTPLFFYGQTVFDKYDGKEGVNSVIVNKKMFQMMGNVKSNEPQQYLDLIKKLDNLKVFRTTNNSVVSDMKSTAAAYVKTAGLDELMRVSDQGQNVKIMVKAGATPTQVKELLMLIDGSANGSETVLMSLIGTFELNEIALLTDKMKLPGGEQLKKASKN; encoded by the coding sequence ATGAAAAAAATATTTACGACTTTACTTTTGATGTTAACACCATTATTTTTCTATGGACAAACGGTTTTTGATAAGTACGATGGCAAGGAAGGCGTAAATTCTGTTATTGTAAATAAGAAAATGTTTCAGATGATGGGGAATGTGAAGAGCAATGAACCACAGCAATATTTGGATTTGATAAAGAAGCTGGACAATCTTAAAGTTTTTCGTACAACCAATAATAGCGTAGTTTCGGACATGAAAAGCACTGCGGCGGCCTACGTAAAAACTGCAGGCCTTGATGAGTTGATGCGCGTAAGCGATCAGGGACAGAATGTTAAGATTATGGTCAAGGCAGGAGCGACTCCCACCCAAGTAAAGGAATTATTGATGCTCATTGACGGATCTGCAAACGGAAGCGAGACCGTTTTGATGTCCTTAATTGGAACTTTTGAATTAAATGAAATTGCATTATTAACCGACAAGATGAAACTTCCAGGCGGCGAACAACTAAAAAAAGCTAGTAAAAATTAA
- a CDS encoding alpha-ketoglutarate-dependent dioxygenase AlkB family protein, with translation MLLFEETYDSNKNYLPHGGTVNFYGKIFNQQSADFYYGALLETIRWQNDEALIFGKKIITKRKVAWYGDEAFSYTYSNNTKTALPWTDELVTIKQIVEEKSGETFNSCLLNLYHSGEEGMAWHSDAEKDLAKEGAIASVSFGAERKFCFKHKESSEKIELLLPHGSLLIMKGETQKNWLHRLPPTKKISNSRVNLTFRTIVGK, from the coding sequence ATGCTACTATTTGAGGAAACATATGATTCTAATAAAAATTACTTGCCTCATGGTGGAACGGTGAACTTCTACGGTAAAATTTTCAATCAGCAGTCTGCAGACTTTTATTATGGCGCTTTGTTGGAAACAATTCGGTGGCAAAATGACGAAGCTTTGATTTTTGGCAAAAAAATAATCACTAAGCGCAAAGTTGCTTGGTATGGTGACGAAGCCTTTAGTTACACTTACTCTAACAACACAAAAACTGCATTGCCGTGGACTGATGAACTTGTAACTATCAAGCAGATAGTTGAAGAAAAATCTGGAGAAACCTTTAATTCTTGCTTGCTAAATTTATATCATTCTGGCGAAGAAGGTATGGCCTGGCACAGCGATGCAGAAAAAGATCTTGCTAAGGAAGGCGCAATCGCTTCGGTTAGTTTTGGCGCTGAGCGCAAATTTTGCTTTAAGCATAAAGAAAGTTCTGAAAAGATTGAATTGCTTTTGCCTCACGGAAGTCTTCTTATTATGAAAGGTGAAACTCAAAAAAACTGGCTACATCGTCTTCCTCCAACCAAGAAAATCTCTAATAGCAGAGTAAATCTGACCTTTAGAACAATCGTTGGAAAATAA
- a CDS encoding TonB-dependent receptor plug domain-containing protein → MVLHKFFISALFIFGFTVAKAQESSIALDEVIITDSHLKDFTETQTVLHLSDTLIRRNGHLLTSLLEFNSGIYMKEHGIGGVSSPSFRGTSSQQTAVVWNGININSQLLGQTDFNTVSTRSFQTIDVKAGGGSILYGSGAIGGTVHLNNDLQFGESFKNDLQIYYGANNTLSTAYSVKAASAKWSASAGFSRNSSDNDYKFVGKEQRNTNGQYFNTSFDAAVAYRFNRRHQIEFFSQMADGERNFAITSPNAIRTKYQDFNTRNLLSWTFKPSTKVSSKLKLAYVLEEFHYFDNIRKDEFLSSGEVKTLIAKYDFSIQLLAKAKLNAIIDYSQNSGTGSGIIKNRREALGASVLWKHDLTEKFGYELGLRKESASDFNSPLLFSAGSYYDVLSFYRVKINASKNYRIPTFNDLYWQEGGNVDLKPENALQGEFINILSAGPITFTATGFVTKVKDMIRWLPTNNSFWSPFNTDRVTIMGAEAALDYGKKMGNHSFNLRGGYSYTSSKDDKTNKQLFYVPYHKLTGSADYAYKKFSVYYQFMFTGRVFTTSDENPFNAIADYNLSNIGIDYNFSQKNTFKIGLKLNNAWNEKYNSLDQRPMPGRNATIYLNLNY, encoded by the coding sequence ATGGTTTTACACAAGTTTTTTATTTCAGCACTTTTTATTTTTGGGTTTACTGTTGCCAAAGCGCAAGAGTCGAGCATCGCTTTGGACGAAGTGATTATTACCGATTCACACCTTAAGGATTTTACCGAAACTCAAACTGTTTTGCATCTTTCGGATACTTTAATTCGACGCAATGGCCATTTGTTGACCTCGCTTTTGGAGTTCAATTCTGGTATTTATATGAAAGAGCACGGCATTGGAGGAGTTTCGTCGCCGTCTTTCCGGGGAACTTCTTCGCAGCAAACCGCAGTAGTCTGGAACGGAATTAATATTAATTCTCAATTACTAGGACAGACAGATTTCAATACTGTTAGCACAAGGTCCTTTCAAACAATTGATGTTAAAGCCGGTGGAGGAAGTATATTATACGGCAGTGGGGCAATTGGCGGAACAGTGCATTTGAACAACGATTTGCAATTTGGCGAAAGCTTCAAAAATGATCTTCAGATTTACTACGGCGCAAATAATACGCTGAGTACCGCCTATTCTGTAAAGGCAGCTTCCGCTAAATGGAGTGCTTCGGCTGGATTTTCGAGAAATAGTTCGGACAACGATTATAAATTTGTCGGAAAAGAACAGCGAAATACCAATGGGCAATATTTCAACACTAGTTTTGATGCGGCAGTTGCATATAGATTCAACCGAAGACATCAGATAGAATTTTTTAGTCAGATGGCTGACGGAGAACGAAATTTTGCCATTACGTCGCCAAATGCAATTCGAACAAAATACCAAGACTTCAATACTCGAAATCTTCTAAGTTGGACTTTTAAACCTTCGACGAAAGTCTCATCCAAATTAAAACTGGCCTACGTTTTAGAAGAATTCCACTATTTTGATAATATCAGAAAGGACGAATTTTTATCTTCTGGAGAAGTTAAAACTTTGATTGCGAAATATGATTTTAGCATTCAACTTTTAGCGAAAGCGAAACTAAATGCCATTATCGATTACAGCCAAAATTCAGGAACAGGATCGGGAATTATCAAAAATAGGAGAGAGGCATTAGGCGCGAGTGTTTTATGGAAACACGATCTGACCGAGAAATTTGGATACGAGCTGGGTTTACGTAAAGAATCGGCCTCCGATTTTAATAGCCCACTATTATTCTCGGCGGGGTCTTATTACGATGTTTTATCTTTTTATAGAGTTAAAATTAATGCTTCAAAAAACTACCGAATTCCAACATTCAACGATTTATATTGGCAAGAAGGTGGAAATGTTGATTTGAAACCAGAAAATGCACTTCAAGGAGAATTTATAAATATTCTTTCGGCTGGACCGATCACTTTTACCGCCACAGGATTTGTAACAAAAGTAAAAGATATGATTAGATGGTTGCCGACCAATAACTCATTCTGGTCGCCATTTAATACCGATAGAGTTACCATTATGGGTGCCGAAGCAGCTCTAGATTATGGAAAAAAGATGGGTAATCATTCTTTTAATTTGCGTGGAGGATATTCTTATACGTCATCCAAAGATGATAAAACAAACAAACAATTATTCTATGTTCCGTATCACAAACTGACTGGAAGCGCTGATTATGCTTACAAAAAGTTTTCAGTCTATTATCAATTTATGTTTACGGGCAGAGTTTTTACCACATCTGACGAAAATCCTTTTAATGCAATTGCCGATTATAATCTTTCCAATATAGGAATCGATTATAATTTTAGCCAGAAAAATACGTTCAAAATTGGTCTAAAGCTCAACAATGCTTGGAACGAAAAATACAATAGCTTGGATCAACGACCGATGCCGGGCAGAAATGCAACAATTTATTTAAACCTTAATTATTAA
- a CDS encoding YncE family protein, which translates to MKKIYLGLGLAALFFTSCTTEEEIQQIPSLGTYDKGVLVVNEGNFGTPNGSISFLSNDFSVFQNGIYGIENNNEALGDVVQSISFSGDKAFIVVNASNIVQVVNRYSFKKVATITEGLNNPRYSTSSNGKLFVTNSGTKSVSVYDLSTYAFITNIAIDKTVEKIVAANNKIYVQNGAFGGGSNVTVINAATNVVTTTIEVGVGVNSMEEKNGILYVMCGNNDGSSLYRINTESDTKSVIETTSLKKAKNMDVDGNNIWYTVGTGVYAMPITATNFNQLPLFSVADNNFSTFYGFAVIDDFIFSADANGFTQDGIMKIYSPNGTTLKTFNTKVGPNGFYLNY; encoded by the coding sequence TTGAAAAAAATTTACTTAGGACTTGGACTTGCGGCCTTATTTTTTACATCTTGTACAACCGAAGAAGAAATTCAGCAAATACCGTCACTAGGAACTTATGATAAGGGAGTCCTTGTGGTGAATGAAGGAAACTTTGGTACTCCAAATGGATCAATTTCATTCCTGTCAAATGATTTTAGCGTATTTCAAAATGGAATTTATGGGATTGAAAATAATAATGAAGCGCTTGGTGATGTTGTTCAGTCTATAAGTTTTAGTGGAGATAAAGCATTTATTGTGGTAAATGCATCTAATATTGTTCAAGTTGTAAACAGGTATAGCTTCAAAAAAGTTGCAACAATTACCGAAGGTTTAAACAATCCTCGCTACAGCACAAGTAGCAACGGAAAATTATTTGTAACAAACAGCGGTACAAAATCGGTGTCTGTTTATGATTTATCAACTTATGCTTTTATTACCAATATTGCTATTGACAAAACTGTGGAAAAAATTGTTGCAGCAAACAATAAAATTTACGTTCAGAATGGAGCCTTTGGCGGTGGAAGTAATGTAACGGTAATTAACGCAGCGACTAATGTAGTTACTACTACTATTGAAGTTGGAGTAGGCGTAAATTCAATGGAAGAAAAAAACGGAATCCTATATGTAATGTGCGGAAATAACGATGGATCATCACTTTATCGTATCAATACCGAATCGGATACCAAAAGTGTAATTGAAACTACTTCTTTAAAAAAGGCCAAAAACATGGACGTTGACGGAAACAACATTTGGTACACAGTAGGTACAGGAGTTTATGCAATGCCAATCACGGCAACGAATTTCAACCAACTACCACTATTTAGTGTTGCAGACAATAATTTTTCTACGTTTTATGGCTTCGCTGTAATTGACGATTTTATTTTCTCTGCAGATGCAAATGGATTTACCCAAGATGGTATTATGAAAATTTATTCGCCAAACGGAACCACTTTAAAAACTTTTAACACGAAAGTTGGACCAAACGGATTTTACTTGAACTACTAG
- a CDS encoding ABC transporter substrate-binding protein produces MKNSLYYLVTLLLIALIGCKKPQNTSSVITLSENTVEYATGFSIHPYDGYSVVKITNPWPNAGKEFTYILKSANGIVPDSLAKFTQINVPIKSIIATSTTHIPSLEMLGVENTLVGFPQTNFISSPKVRALIDQKKVKEVGDNQSLNTEIIIDLQPDLIVGFGIDNNNPSLDNLQKSGLKVLLNGDWNEKTPLGKAEWIKLIAALYEKEDLADSIFKNIEKEYLSTKKLAAKAKKKPTVLSGSMYESQWYLPSGESWNAQFMRDANSNYLWSTTKGTGSLSLSFETVLEKGINAEFWIGPASFTSYSEMTESNPHYAKFDAFKNKNIYSYSSKKGSTGGVIFYELAPNRPDLVLKDFVKIFHPELLPDYELYFFEKLK; encoded by the coding sequence ATGAAAAATAGCCTATATTACCTAGTAACACTTCTCCTTATTGCCCTCATTGGATGCAAAAAACCGCAAAATACATCGTCGGTTATTACTCTATCCGAGAATACCGTTGAGTATGCAACAGGATTTTCAATTCACCCTTACGACGGATATTCAGTAGTAAAAATTACAAATCCATGGCCTAATGCGGGAAAAGAATTTACATATATTTTAAAATCGGCAAATGGAATTGTTCCCGATAGCCTTGCTAAGTTCACTCAGATTAATGTTCCAATCAAAAGCATAATTGCTACTTCTACCACACACATTCCATCGTTGGAAATGCTTGGAGTTGAAAATACTTTGGTTGGTTTTCCGCAGACAAATTTTATTTCGTCGCCGAAAGTTCGAGCATTAATCGATCAGAAAAAAGTAAAGGAAGTTGGAGATAATCAAAGTTTAAACACCGAAATTATTATTGATCTTCAACCAGATTTGATTGTTGGTTTTGGCATTGACAACAACAATCCTTCTCTAGACAATTTACAGAAAAGCGGTCTTAAGGTACTTTTAAATGGCGATTGGAATGAAAAAACTCCGTTGGGTAAAGCTGAATGGATCAAGCTGATTGCGGCTTTATACGAAAAGGAAGATTTGGCAGATTCTATTTTTAAAAATATAGAAAAGGAATATTTATCCACCAAAAAGTTAGCTGCCAAGGCAAAAAAGAAACCGACTGTTTTATCGGGCTCGATGTATGAATCTCAGTGGTATTTGCCTAGTGGCGAAAGTTGGAATGCACAGTTTATGCGCGATGCCAATTCCAATTATTTGTGGTCAACAACCAAGGGTACAGGAAGTTTGTCTCTATCATTTGAAACAGTGTTGGAAAAAGGTATCAATGCTGAGTTTTGGATCGGTCCAGCAAGCTTCACTTCTTATTCAGAAATGACCGAATCAAATCCACATTATGCTAAATTTGATGCTTTCAAAAATAAAAATATCTATTCCTATAGCTCGAAAAAAGGAAGTACAGGCGGCGTAATTTTTTATGAGCTTGCGCCAAATAGGCCTGATCTGGTGTTGAAAGATTTCGTGAAAATTTTCCATCCTGAATTACTGCCAGATTATGAACTGTACTTTTTTGAAAAACTAAAATAG